The following proteins are co-located in the Mesorhizobium sp. M1E.F.Ca.ET.045.02.1.1 genome:
- a CDS encoding ABC transporter permease: protein MPEKVAAVTPAKSGAFGLRHYLICLKGVVIRECLRFLHQRERFISSLVRPLVWLFIFAAGFRQVLGVSIIPPYKTYVLYEVYITPGLCGMILLFSGMQSSLSMVYDREMGNMRILLVSPFPRWYLLLSKMLAGVSVSIAQVYAFLIVAWFWGVKAPPLGYLFVLPALFLSGMMLCALGMLLSSMIKQLENFAGIMNFVIFPGYFASPALYPLWRIQEASPLLYKLCLANPFTYAVELIRFAFYGQIDWVSLGVVAGCTLLFLGGAIIAYDPSRGLIIRKQGTGGND from the coding sequence ATGCCGGAAAAGGTCGCCGCTGTCACGCCAGCGAAGTCCGGCGCGTTCGGCCTTCGTCACTATCTCATCTGCCTCAAAGGTGTCGTCATACGGGAATGCCTGCGCTTCCTGCACCAGCGCGAGCGTTTCATCTCGTCGCTGGTTCGACCGCTCGTCTGGCTGTTCATTTTTGCCGCCGGATTCCGGCAGGTGCTCGGCGTTTCGATCATCCCGCCCTACAAGACCTACGTGCTCTATGAGGTCTATATCACGCCAGGCTTGTGCGGCATGATCCTGCTGTTCTCGGGCATGCAGTCTTCGCTGTCGATGGTCTACGACCGCGAGATGGGCAATATGCGCATCCTGCTGGTCAGCCCATTCCCCCGCTGGTACCTGCTGCTGTCGAAGATGCTCGCCGGTGTTTCCGTATCGATCGCGCAGGTCTACGCCTTCCTGATCGTTGCCTGGTTCTGGGGCGTCAAGGCGCCGCCGCTCGGCTACTTGTTCGTGCTGCCGGCCCTGTTCCTGTCCGGCATGATGCTTTGTGCGCTCGGCATGCTTTTGTCCTCGATGATCAAGCAGCTCGAGAATTTCGCCGGCATCATGAACTTCGTTATCTTTCCCGGCTATTTCGCTTCTCCGGCGCTCTACCCTTTGTGGCGCATCCAGGAAGCGAGCCCGCTTCTTTACAAGCTCTGCCTCGCCAACCCCTTCACCTACGCCGTCGAACTGATCCGCTTCGCCTTCTACGGGCAGATCGATTGGGTGTCGCTGGGTGTCGTCGCCGGCTGCACGCTGCTGTTTCTGGGAGGCGCCATCATCGCTTATGACCCTTCGCGCGGCCTGATAATCCGCAAACAGGGCACGGGAGGAAACGATTGA